A region of the Besnoitia besnoiti strain Bb-Ger1 chromosome Unknown contig00096, whole genome shotgun sequence genome:
aagaacgccttagtcatctccacgcatgcgatcttcgacgccacaatatcctccagctccagcacCAGTCCTAGAAGTTCCTTCAAATGGGACTGGTGGAAGTCCGCGGTGTCCGGTGACTCCAGGCCGTCCACAGtcattgcgtctctcgctctctccatcatgggcgcgacctcgacgaggaggccggccggGGCCAATATCGCGTCGACAAatgcacctgcagagtccccactctcggcgtccgcacctgTCCACGCTGCAACGTCCCTCGAGATAGATTTTACTGCCGACTTGgcttcctttgcttccgttgccgccctcgaaactgtcatttcgtcttcgaactgtccgtccgcgaccgcccaggAGTCAACCAAATAGTCCACCACCGACATTTCCTCGTCAGACGTTtccactgccgtcgcctccacgccgtagccgccggaaaccagcttcttgctaacgacactcttgagcaacgcagccacctccggagcatcgaaggcagccatggcgagcagcgcgatcgGCAACAGCTTGTCCAACTTGGCTCCCcctagaaggggaagaagtttgaggagaggcagcaaatcgcctgccggattcgtcctcaacacatcaagagctttcggtgcgacgagcgccaacagcatcaacttcttcattccgtcgtcgccaaagGCTTTGCCCCCTGAAGCATTCATGAGcaatgcctttgctgcgaacgccaacaacaacttcggcttcttgtccaacaacatccgcgccactggagccgccagcttgagcggaaccagaacgaacttgaagaacgccttagtcatctccacgcatgcgatcttcgacgccacaatatcctccagctccagcacCAGTCCTAGAAGTTCCTTCAAATGGGACTGGTGGAAGTCCGCGGTGTCCGGTGACTCCAGGCCGTCCACAGtcattgcgtctctcgctctctccatcatgggcgcgacctcgacgaggaggccggccggGGCCAATATCGCGTCGACAAatgcacctgcagagtccccactctcggcgtccgcacctgTCCACGCTGCAACGTCCCTCGAGATAGATTTTACTGCCGACTTGgcttcctttgcttccgttgccgccctcgaaactgtcatttcgtcttcgaactgtccgtccgcgaccgcccaggAGTCAACCAAATAGTCCACCACCGACATTTCCTCGTCAGACGTTtccactgccgtcgcctccacgccgtagccgccggaaaccagcttcttgctaacgacactcttgagcaacgcagccacctccggagcatcgaaggcagccatggcgagcagcgcgatcgGCAACAGCTTGTCCAACTTGGCTCCCcctagaaggggaagaagtttgaggagaggcagcaaatcgcctgccggattcgtcctcaacacatcaagagctttcggtgcgacgagcgccaacagcatcaacttcttcattccgtcgtcgccaaagGCTTTGCCCCCTGAAGCATTCATGAGcaatgcctttgctgcgaacgccaacaacaacttcggcttcttgtccaacaacatccgcgccactggccgccagcttgagcggaaccagaacgaacttgaagaacgccttagtcatctccacgcatgcgatcttcgacgccacaatatcctccagctccagcacCAGTCCTAGAAGTTCCTTCAAATGGGACTGGTGGAAGTCCGCGGTGTCCGGTGACTCCAGGCCGTCCACAGtcattgcgtctctcgctctctccatcatgggcgcgacctcgacgaggaggccggccggGCCAATATCGCGTCGACAAatgcacctgcagagtccccactctcggcgtccgcacctgTCCACGCTGCAACGTCCCTCGAGATAGATTTTACTGCCGACTTGgcttcctttgcttccgttgccgccctcgaaactgtcatttcgtcttcgaactgtccgtccgcgaccgcccaggAGTCAACCAAATAGTCCACCACCGACATTTCCTCGTCAGACGTTtccactgccgtcgcctccacgccgtagccgccggaaaccagcttcttgctaacgacactcttgagcaacgcagccacctccggagcatcgaaggcagccatggcgagcagcgcgatcgGCAACAGCTTGTCCAACTTGGCTCCCcctagaaggggaagaagtttgaggagaggcagcaaatcgcctgccggattcgtcctcaacacatcaagagctttcggtgcgacgagcgccaacagcatcaacttcttcattccgtcgtcgccaaagGCTTTGCCCCTGAAGCATTCATGAGcaatgcctttgctgcgaacgccaacaacaacttcggcttcttgtccaacaacatccgcgccactggagccgccagcttgagcggaaccagaacgaacttgaagaacgccttagtcatctccacgcatgcgatcttcgacgccacaatatcctccagctccagcacCAGTCCTAGAAGTTCCTTCAAATGGGACTGGTGGAAGTCCGCGGTGTCCGGTGACTCCAGGCCGTCCACAGtcattgcgtctctcgctctctccatcatgggcgcgacctcgacgaggaggccggccggGGCCAATATCGCGTCGACAAatgcacctgcagagtccccactctcggcgtccgcacctgTCCACGCTGCAACGTCCCTCGAGATAGATTTTACTGCCGACTTGgcttcctttgcttccgttgccgccctcgaaactgtcatttcgtcttcgaactgtccgtccgcgaccgcccaggAGTCAACCAAATAGTCCACCACCGACATTTCCTCGTCAGACGTTtccactgccgtcgcctccacgccgtagCCGCCGGAAACAGCTTCTTGCTAACGACACTCTTGAGCAACGCAGCCACCTCCGGAGCATCGAAGGCAGccatggcgagcagcgcgatcgGCAACAGCTTGTCCAACTTGGCTCCCcctagaaggggaagaagtttgaggagaggcagcaaatcgcctgccggattcgtcctcaacacatcaagagctttcggtgcgacgagcgccaacagcatcaacttcttcattccgtcgtcgccaaagGCTTTGCCCCCTGAAGCATTCATGAGcaatgcctttgctgcgaacgccaacaacaacttcggcttcttgtccaacaacatccgcgccactggagccgccagcttgagcggaaccagaacgaacttgaagaacgccttagtcatctccacgcatgcgatcttcgacgccacaatatcctccagctccagcacCAGTCCTAGAAGTTCCTTCAAATGGGACTGGTGGAAGTCCGCGTGTCCGGTGACTCCAGGCCGTCCACAGtcattgcgtctctcgctctctccatcatgggcgcgacctcgacgaggaggccggccggGGCCAATATCGCGTCGACAAatgcacctgcagagtccccactctcggcgtccgcacctgTCCACGCTGCAACGTCCCTCGAGATAGATTTTACTGCCGACTTGgcttcctttgcttccgttgccgccctcgaaactgtcatttcgtcttcgaactgtccgtccgcgaccgcccaggAGTCAACCAAATAGTCCACCACCGACATTTCCTCGTCAGACGTTtccactgccgtcgcctccacgccgtagccgccggaaaccagcttcttgctaacgacactcttgagcaacgcagccacctccggagcatcgaaggcagccatggcgagcagcgcgatcgGCAACAGCTTGTCCAACTTGGCTCCCcctagaaggggaagaagtttgaggagaggcagcaaatcgcctgccggattcgtcctcaacacatcaagagctttcggtgcgacgagcgccaacagcatcaacttcttcattccgtcgtcgccaaagGCTTTGCCCCCTGAAGCATTCATGAGcaatgcctttgctgcgaacgccaacaacaacttcggcttcttgtccaacaacatccgcgccactggagccgccagcttgagcggaaccagaacgaacttgaagaacgccttagtcatctccacgcatgcgatcttcgacgccacaatatcctccagctccagcacCAGTCCTAGAAGTTCCTTCAAATGGGACTGGTGGAAGTCCGCGGTGTCCGGTGACTCCAG
Encoded here:
- a CDS encoding uncharacterized protein (encoded by transcript BESB_086090); the encoded protein is MLLDKKPKLLLAFAAKALLMNASGGKAFGDDGMKKLMLLALVAPKALDVLRTNPAGDLLPLLKLLPLLGGAKLDKLLPIALLAMAAFDAPEVAALLKSVVSKKLVSGGYGVEATAVETSDEEMSVVDYLVDSWAVADGQFEDEMTVSRAATEAKEAKSAVKSISRDVAAWTGADAESGDSAGAFVDAILAPAGLLVEVAPMMERARDAMTVDGLESPDTADFHQSHLKELLGLVLELEDIVASKIACVEMTKAFFKFVLVPLKLAAPVARMLLDKKPKLLLAFAAKALLMNASGGKAFGDDGMKKLMLLALVAPKALDVLRTNPAGDLLPLLKLLPLLGGAKLDKLLPIALLAMAAFDAPEVAALLKSVVSKKLVSGGYGVEATAVETSDEEMSVVDYLVDSWAVADGQFEDEMTVSRAATEAKEAKSAVKSISRDVAAWTGADAESGDSAGAFVDAILAPAGLLVEVAPMMERARDAMTVDGLESPDTADFHQSHLKELLGLVLELEDIVASKIACVEMTKAFFKFVLVPLKLAAPVARMLLDKKPKLLLAFAAKALLMNASGGKAFGDDGMKKLMLLALVAPKALDVLRTNPAGDLLPLLKLLSLLGGAKLDKLLPIALLAMAAFDAPEVAALLKSVVSKKLVSGGYGVEATAVETSDEEMSVVDYLVDSWAVADGQFEDEMTVSRAATEAKEAKCICRRDIGPGRPPRRGRAHDGESERRNDCGRPGVTGHADFHQSHLKELLGLVLELEDIVASKIACVEMTKAFFKFVLVPLKLAAPVARMLLDKKPKLLLAFAAKALLMNASGGKAFGDDGMKKLMLLALVAPKALDVLRTNPAGDLLPLLKLLPLLGGAKLDKLLPIALLAMAAFDAPGGGCVAQECR
- a CDS encoding uncharacterized protein (encoded by transcript BESB_086100); translation: MAAFDAPEVAALLKSVVSKKLVSGGYGVEATAVETSDEEMSVVDYLVDSWAVADGQCGRREWDSAGAFVDANIGPAGLLVEVAPMMERARDAMTVDGLESPDTADFHQSHLKELLGLVLELEDIVASKIACVEMTKAFFKFVLVPLKLAAPVARMLLDKKPKLLLAFAAKALLMNASGGKAFGDDGMKKLMLLALVAPKALDVLRTNPAGDLLPLLKLLPLLGGAKLDKLLPIALLAMAAFDAPEVAALLKSVVSKKLVSGGYGVEATAVETSDEEMSVVDYLVDSWAVADGQFEDEMTVSRAATEAKEAKCICRRDIGPGRPPRRGRAHDGESERRNDCGRPGVTGHADFHQSHLKELLGLVLELEDIVASKIACVEMTKAFFKFVLVPLKLAAPVARMLLDKKPKLLLAFAAKALLMNASGGKAFGDDGMKKLMLLALVAPKALDVLRTNPAGDLLPLLKLLPLLGGAKLDKLLPIALLAMAAFDAPEVAALLKSVFEDEMTVSRAATEAKEAKSAVKSISRDVAAWTGADAESGDSAGAFVDAILAPAGLLVEVAPMMERARDAMTVDGLESPDTADFHQSHLKELLGLVLELEDIVASKIACVEMTKAFFKFVLVPLKLAAPVARMLGKAFGDDGMKKLMLLALVAPKALDVLRTNPAGDLLPLLKLLPLLGGAKLDKLLPIALLAMAAFDAPEVAALLKSVVSKKLVSGGYGVEATAVETSDEEMSVVDYLVDSWAVADGQFEDEMTVSRAATEAKEAKSAVKSISRDVAAWTGADAESGDSAGAFVDAILARPASSSRSRP